From Chryseobacterium camelliae:
ATAAATAACATTTTGCTTGCCTCCGTAGGAAATCACATACATCCCGCTTTTAGGAGCTTCAAAACTTCCTGAGAAGTTTCCGTTTTTATCTACTCCCAAATTTACTGCAGGCAGCATAGAAATATTGGTAGGATCTATGAATTCAATTCTTTCCAATGGAGATCCTCCGGTAATTTTTCCTTTTACTTCAACTTTTTTAGAGCAAGACATTGCAAAGACTGCAATGATAAACAATAAAAGATATTTTTTCATTTCAATTTTATAATTACGCAAAAATAAGTTTTTCAATATACTCAATACAACTAAAAAATGCTTTTATGAAAGATTTAACTAAAAAATCGCCATCCTGTGAGGAGACGATTTTTTGTTGTATTGAAAAGATTAATTCTATCCTTTATCAATGAAGGCAGCCATATACTCTCTGTTCATTCTGGCAATATTATCAAGTGAAATTCCTTTAGGACATTCCACTTCACATGCTCCGGTATTGGAACAGTTCCCGAATCCTTCCTCATCCATCGCTTTCACCATATTCAGAACACGTCGTTTTGCTTCTATCCTTCCCTGAGGCAGTAATGCAAACTGGGAAATTTTTGCCCCTACAAACAGCATAGCAGAACCGTTCTTACAAGATGCCACACAAGCTCCGCATCCAATACATGCAGCAGCATCCATAGCTTTATCCGCATCTTCTTTCGGAACCGGGATCGCATTGGCATCCAGGGTATTTCCTGAAGTATTTACAGATACAAACCCTCCGGCAGCCATCACCCTGTCAAATGCGCTCCTGTCTACGATCAGGTCTTTAATAACCGGGAAAGCAGCACTTCTCCATGGTTCAA
This genomic window contains:
- a CDS encoding succinate dehydrogenase/fumarate reductase iron-sulfur subunit, which encodes MSSKKGLHLTLKIWRQKNNKSKGQFETYKISDVSTDSSFLEMLDILNENLINDGKEPVAFDHDCREGICGMCSLYINGRAHGPDTGITTCQLHMRTFKDGETIVIEPWRSAAFPVIKDLIVDRSAFDRVMAAGGFVSVNTSGNTLDANAIPVPKEDADKAMDAAACIGCGACVASCKNGSAMLFVGAKISQFALLPQGRIEAKRRVLNMVKAMDEEGFGNCSNTGACEVECPKGISLDNIARMNREYMAAFIDKG